The proteins below are encoded in one region of Amycolatopsis magusensis:
- a CDS encoding GntR family transcriptional regulator has translation MLETSPPGEPGSATGTRGQREPKYWALKQHLLDLLDALPAGSSIPTERALAGEFGVSRTTVRQALADLTVEGRLHRVQGKGTFAAEPKFAQRLQLSSYTEDMRASGREPSSKLLEIDELPAEGELAKLLGIRAGAKVLRMRRLRLADAEPMALETTHLPLGRFRGLRKHVSAGGSLYAVLREQFGVEMERAEETIETALAGPQEAELLGADVGMPMLLLSRHSFAADGKPVEFVRSIYRGDRYKFVTTLNRP, from the coding sequence ATGTTGGAGACATCACCGCCCGGGGAACCCGGCTCGGCCACCGGGACCCGGGGGCAGCGCGAGCCGAAGTACTGGGCTCTGAAACAGCACCTGCTGGACCTGCTGGACGCGCTGCCCGCCGGGTCGTCCATCCCCACCGAACGGGCGCTGGCCGGCGAGTTCGGCGTCTCGCGGACCACGGTCCGCCAGGCGCTGGCCGACCTGACCGTGGAGGGCAGGCTGCACCGGGTGCAGGGCAAGGGCACGTTCGCTGCCGAGCCGAAGTTCGCCCAGCGCCTGCAGCTGTCCTCCTACACCGAGGACATGCGGGCGTCCGGGCGCGAGCCGTCGTCGAAGCTGCTGGAGATCGACGAACTGCCCGCCGAGGGCGAGCTGGCGAAACTGCTCGGCATCCGGGCCGGGGCGAAGGTGCTGCGCATGCGCCGGCTGCGCCTGGCCGACGCCGAGCCGATGGCGCTGGAGACCACGCACCTGCCGCTGGGCCGGTTCCGCGGGCTGCGCAAGCACGTCAGCGCGGGCGGTTCGCTGTACGCGGTGCTGCGCGAGCAGTTCGGCGTGGAGATGGAGCGCGCGGAGGAGACCATCGAGACCGCGCTCGCCGGGCCGCAGGAAGCCGAACTGCTCGGCGCCGACGTCGGCATGCCGATGCTGTTGCTGTCACGGCACTCGTTCGCCGCCGACGGCAAGCCGGTCGAGTTCGTCCGCTCGATCTACCGCGGTGACCGGTACAAGTTCGTCACCACGCTGAATCGGCCGTGA
- a CDS encoding SIS domain-containing protein: protein MTTVEGPQPGAHMAAEIAEQPAVLAALRERRSEIAGVAEAIAKHPPRFALLAARGSSDHAALYAKYLIEVLLGLPAGLVSPSTVTLYGAAPDLRDVLLVTVSQSGGSPDLVEFTEAARKQGARTVAVSNTPSSPLSAAAELAVDIGAGQEQAVAATKTYSATLLALYLLIDAVRGGKGADADGLGELAQQTLDRSAAGVQRAVDRYRFVNRVITAGRGYSYATALEASLKLAETSYLAARAYSGADLLHGPVAAIDGETAVLALTNRGKGGDAMRDVLDAVSGRGADVLAIGSAAADVPAALRIEVPPVAEELAPILDVLPAQSLALGLSLARGGDPDRPRGLNKVTKTR, encoded by the coding sequence ATGACGACCGTAGAGGGTCCGCAGCCCGGCGCGCACATGGCCGCCGAAATCGCCGAACAGCCCGCCGTGCTGGCGGCCCTGCGTGAGCGCCGGTCCGAGATCGCGGGGGTGGCCGAAGCCATCGCGAAACACCCGCCACGCTTCGCTTTGCTGGCCGCGCGGGGGTCCAGCGACCACGCCGCGCTCTACGCCAAGTACCTGATCGAGGTGCTCCTGGGGCTGCCCGCCGGGCTGGTCTCGCCGTCCACCGTGACGCTCTACGGAGCCGCTCCGGACCTGCGCGACGTGCTCCTGGTCACGGTGAGCCAAAGTGGAGGTTCACCTGATCTGGTGGAATTCACCGAGGCGGCGCGGAAGCAGGGCGCACGCACCGTGGCGGTCAGCAACACTCCGTCGTCACCGCTGAGCGCCGCCGCGGAGCTGGCCGTGGACATCGGCGCGGGCCAGGAGCAGGCGGTCGCCGCGACCAAGACCTACTCGGCCACGCTGCTCGCGCTGTACCTGCTCATCGACGCCGTGCGCGGCGGCAAGGGCGCGGACGCCGACGGGCTCGGCGAACTGGCCCAGCAGACCCTCGACCGCTCGGCGGCCGGGGTGCAGCGCGCGGTCGACCGCTACCGCTTCGTCAACCGGGTGATCACCGCCGGGCGCGGTTACTCCTACGCGACCGCGCTGGAGGCCTCGCTCAAGCTCGCCGAGACCAGCTACCTCGCCGCGCGTGCCTACAGCGGCGCCGACCTCCTGCACGGCCCGGTCGCCGCGATCGACGGCGAGACCGCGGTGCTCGCGCTGACCAACCGCGGCAAGGGCGGGGACGCCATGCGCGACGTGCTCGACGCGGTCTCGGGCCGGGGTGCCGACGTGCTGGCCATCGGTTCGGCCGCCGCCGACGTGCCCGCCGCCCTGCGGATCGAGGTGCCGCCGGTGGCCGAGGAACTGGCCCCGATCCTCGACGTGCTCCCGGCGCAGAGCCTGGCGCTCGGCCTCTCACTGGCCAGGGGCGGCGACCCCGACCGGCCGCGCGGACTCAACAAGGTCACTAAAACCCGCTGA